From a region of the Trichocoleus sp. FACHB-46 genome:
- a CDS encoding TenA family protein: MTISSDLWQANQDLAQACLKNPFVQGIADGSLPKELFAYYVGQDAFFLEAFARAYSIAAAKAPDWEGFGVFHTLAGGVLEELQLHQGYAQEWGVDLQAIEPGAATRRYTDFLLATAWSGDAGLTTAAMVPCMRLYTFLGQQLGASQKSEHTYTTWIRTYSSPEFDQLAQQLEQLCDRYTIHPAPAHTTYRYAMQCEHDFFQAAWSYDA, encoded by the coding sequence ATGACGATCTCCAGCGATCTATGGCAAGCAAACCAAGATTTAGCTCAAGCTTGTCTGAAAAATCCTTTTGTCCAGGGCATTGCCGATGGTAGCTTGCCCAAGGAGCTATTTGCTTATTACGTCGGCCAAGACGCCTTCTTCCTAGAAGCGTTTGCGCGAGCTTATAGTATTGCCGCTGCCAAAGCACCCGATTGGGAAGGATTTGGTGTGTTTCACACCCTAGCAGGTGGGGTGTTGGAAGAATTGCAACTGCACCAGGGCTATGCCCAAGAGTGGGGCGTGGACTTGCAGGCTATAGAACCTGGAGCCGCTACCCGGCGCTATACAGATTTTTTGTTGGCAACGGCTTGGAGCGGTGATGCGGGCTTGACTACAGCCGCAATGGTGCCTTGTATGCGCTTGTATACCTTTCTCGGTCAGCAACTTGGAGCTAGCCAAAAGTCTGAGCATACCTATACCACTTGGATTCGCACCTACAGCAGTCCAGAGTTTGACCAATTGGCGCAACAGTTAGAGCAGCTTTGCGATCGCTACACCATCCATCCTGCTCCAGCCCACACCACTTACCGCTATGCCATGCAATGCGAGCACGATTTCTTTCAAGCAGCTTGGTCCTATGATGCTTAG
- a CDS encoding methyltransferase domain-containing protein, whose translation MTSTLYQQIQQFYDASSGLWEQIWGEHMHHGYYGLDGKEPKERRQAQIDLVEELLKWAEVRQAEAILDAGCGIGGSSLYLAQKFQAAATGITLSPVQAARATERAREAGMSSLTTQPSAQFFVRDALNTDFADNSFDLVWSLESGEHMPDKRKFLQECYRVLKPGGTLIMATWCHRPTTPSDPLTTDERQHLADIYRVYCLPYVISLPEYEAIANQLSFQNIRTADWSDAVAPFWDKVIESALTPNAIFGLLLSGWTTIQAALALNLMSRGYQRGLVRFGLLCGTK comes from the coding sequence ATGACCTCGACCCTCTACCAACAAATTCAGCAATTCTATGATGCCTCCTCTGGTTTGTGGGAGCAGATTTGGGGCGAGCACATGCATCATGGCTATTACGGTCTAGATGGCAAGGAACCCAAAGAACGCCGCCAAGCCCAGATTGATTTGGTAGAGGAGTTGCTGAAGTGGGCCGAAGTTAGACAGGCAGAAGCGATTTTGGATGCGGGTTGCGGGATTGGGGGAAGTTCTTTGTATTTGGCTCAAAAGTTTCAAGCGGCGGCGACTGGCATCACTCTAAGTCCTGTGCAAGCCGCCAGAGCCACCGAGAGAGCGCGTGAGGCAGGCATGAGCAGCTTGACTACTCAACCTAGCGCTCAGTTTTTTGTCAGGGATGCTTTAAACACCGATTTCGCCGACAATTCCTTTGATCTTGTCTGGTCATTGGAAAGCGGGGAGCACATGCCAGACAAGCGTAAGTTTTTACAGGAATGCTATCGGGTGCTGAAACCAGGGGGCACGTTGATTATGGCGACTTGGTGTCACCGCCCCACCACGCCCAGCGATCCACTGACCACGGATGAGCGGCAGCATTTGGCGGACATTTATCGCGTCTATTGCTTGCCTTATGTGATTTCGCTGCCAGAGTATGAAGCGATCGCGAACCAACTCTCGTTTCAAAATATTCGTACTGCCGATTGGTCAGATGCAGTAGCTCCGTTCTGGGACAAGGTGATTGAGTCCGCTTTAACTCCCAATGCCATTTTCGGTCTACTACTTTCTGGTTGGACGACAATTCAAGCAGCTCTGGCGTTGAATTTGATGAGTCGGGGCTATCAACGGGGGTTGGTACGTTTTGGATTGCTATGTGGCACTAAATAA